GATCTGGCGAAAGACCGTCGACTACTACCTCCAGCGCACCAGCCACGGCTCCACCCTCAGCGAACTCGTCCACGGCTGGGTCCTCGCCCGGGTCAGACGGGCCGAGGCGTGGCGGTACGTCCAGGAGGCCCTGGAAGCAGACATCGCCGACATCCAGGGAGGCACGACCGGCGAAGGCATCCACCTAGGCGCCATGGCGGGCACCCTCGACCTCGTCCAGCGAGGCCTGACCGGACTGGAGACACGCGAGGACGCCCTGTGGGTGGACCCAGTACCGCTTCCGGCACTGTCCGAATACGGGTTCTCGCTGCGCTACCGCGGCCACTGGGGTGTCAGCGTACGGCTGCAGAGCGGACAGCTGCGCATCGGCGTACCGGACTCGGAGGAGTCACCGATCCGCGTGGTGCTGGCCGACCGGGCCGTCAGCATCGCTCCCGGAGAGACGTGCACGCTCGTGCTGCCGTCGAGGTGACGGCGGACCCAGACGGGGGTGGCCGAAGATCCCCACCTGAAGGAAAACGGGCGAAGGAGCGGGGGTGCCGGAAGGCCGTGGGTCGTGCGCCACGGCGCGGCGCTCCGTGGCCTCCCCCAATATGGCGGTGGCGTTCATGGCCTGAGCAATCCCTCGCAGCTCAGGAGCCGGGATGGAAAGAAGCCCCATGACGGCGGTCCTGATCGGACTGGCGATCGGGACGGCCGCCGGGTGCTGTCGGGGCTCGGTGGCATCGGTGGCGGTGTTGTCCTCGTTCCGGTTCTGGTCGTGCTCGGGTTGACCGCCCAGGAAGCCGGCGGGACCTTGCCCGCCGCACTGCTGATGCCGCTCGGACTGCTCGGCACATTCGAGTACACCCACGGGCACCAGATCAAGATCTATTACGCGATCGGTCTTGCGGCAGGGCTCGCGCCGGAAGCAGGCGTGGGTGCCGATGTTGCCGGATGTTTGCCCGATCTTGTACTTCAGTGCGCGTTCGGGATAGTTCTGATATTCCTCGCCCTCAAGTTCCTGATCTTCCCGACCAGTTGCACACGGGGTGAGCTTCGTTGATCGACGGCGACGAGGCACGCCCGTTCGTCGCTCCTGGTCGCCGGCTTGTGGCCGATTGCGAGCCCCGGCGGGACCTGATCGGATAGCCCTATCGGGGCCTTTCGACCCCTCCCGCCCAGGAACGGCCGGGT
This portion of the Streptomyces mirabilis genome encodes:
- a CDS encoding TSUP family transporter codes for the protein MAEDPHLKENGRRSGGAGRPWVVRHGAALRGLPQYGGGVHGLSNPSQLRSRDGKKPHDGGPDRTGDRDGRRVLSGLGGIGGGVVLVPVLVVLGLTAQEAGGTLPAALLMPLGLLGTFEYTHGHQIKIYYAIGLAAGLAPEAGVGADVAGCLPDLVLQCAFGIVLIFLALKFLIFPTSCTRGELR